A window of the Tunturibacter empetritectus genome harbors these coding sequences:
- a CDS encoding tetratricopeptide repeat protein, translated as MAVAQYHAGKFTEAGAQLERLLPSVPKNFEVHELLGLTYAAQSRDEKAVEQLEIAVQLRPDSATARTNLATGLFNSGKLVLAESQFRKALDLEPQEFDANHNLADFYLQSNRIADALPLLERAQRINPSSYNNGYDLALTYVLTGRLGDARQLIRSIMQQKNTGELHNLLGQIEEKDGRYVEAANEFEVAAQMDPSEDNLFAWGSELLLHRTYEPAIDVFHQASRHYPNSPRLLIGLGMALYSQGRYAESIEALLTAADLDPADARCYLFLSKSYLSSPNQADDVIERFRRYSELQPRNALAQYYYAVSLWKGKRLEEASVDFRAVESLLQKAIALDGTLADAHLQLGILYADQHELSKSLPEYRRALELNPSLPDAHYRLGQYYVRAGHKDQAREEFALYQKLEAQHMAAVDKERAEVQQFVYSAKSGSGTKP; from the coding sequence TTGGCAGTAGCCCAATACCATGCTGGAAAGTTCACGGAGGCCGGTGCCCAACTGGAGCGTCTCTTACCGAGTGTGCCGAAGAACTTTGAAGTCCACGAGCTTCTGGGCCTGACCTATGCTGCACAGTCGCGGGACGAGAAAGCTGTAGAGCAGTTGGAGATAGCAGTACAATTGCGACCGGATTCGGCGACTGCGAGAACAAATCTGGCGACGGGCCTTTTTAATTCAGGGAAGCTCGTACTAGCTGAATCACAGTTTCGTAAGGCACTCGATCTCGAGCCTCAGGAGTTTGACGCTAACCACAACTTAGCTGACTTCTATCTTCAATCCAATAGGATTGCGGATGCTCTCCCTCTGCTTGAGCGGGCACAGCGAATTAATCCTTCCTCGTACAATAACGGCTACGACTTGGCTCTTACCTACGTTCTCACTGGTAGATTAGGCGATGCGCGGCAGCTAATTCGGAGCATTATGCAACAAAAGAATACCGGCGAACTGCACAACCTTCTGGGTCAGATCGAGGAGAAGGATGGAAGATATGTGGAAGCGGCGAACGAGTTCGAAGTTGCCGCTCAAATGGATCCGAGCGAGGACAATCTGTTTGCCTGGGGAAGCGAGCTTCTTCTCCACAGGACGTATGAGCCAGCCATCGACGTCTTCCACCAAGCTAGCCGGCATTATCCGAATTCCCCACGTCTACTCATCGGGTTAGGGATGGCCCTATATTCACAGGGCAGGTATGCGGAATCGATCGAAGCTTTGCTTACAGCAGCGGATCTTGACCCTGCCGATGCCCGATGTTATCTCTTTTTATCCAAGTCGTACCTTAGCTCTCCCAATCAGGCGGATGATGTAATCGAAAGATTTCGGCGATATTCGGAACTGCAGCCACGCAACGCGCTGGCGCAGTATTATTACGCTGTTAGTTTATGGAAGGGGAAACGGCTGGAAGAAGCCAGTGTGGATTTTCGGGCGGTGGAGTCTTTGCTGCAAAAGGCGATTGCGTTAGATGGAACACTCGCCGACGCGCATTTGCAATTGGGCATTCTGTACGCAGATCAGCATGAGTTGTCAAAGTCGCTTCCTGAGTATCGGCGGGCGCTAGAATTGAATCCTAGTCTTCCAGATGCTCATTACCGTCTCGGCCAGTATTATGTTCGCGCCGGACACAAAGACCAAGCACGGGAGGAGTTCGCGCTCTATCAAAAACTGGAGGCCCAACACATGGCCGCGGTTGATAAGGAAAGGGCCGAGGTCCAGCAGTTTGTGTATTCGGCGAAGTCCGGCTCGGGAACCAAGCCTTGA
- a CDS encoding TonB-dependent receptor produces MCLLLAQTQCVFGQVDEGAINGTVVDAAGAIVPNAHVTLLNIDQGLSLETVTNGAGVYIFSPVRIGNYTVTVTSPGFSTTSQKNLTVSVGQNLQVNIELKLGAATTTVEVTTAPPQLQTDESSVGQVVSERTVNSLPLNGRNFTFLAQLGAGVNSSQADTRGNAASGAFTANGLRPAQNNYLLDGIDNNSNAVDFLNGTNFVILPPLDAIAEFKVQTAGFSAELGRSAGAVLNATIKSGTNSLHGAVWEFFRNDKLDAADYFETKKGALRFNQFGATIGGPIIKNKLFFFGDYEGFRRVQGNTQSGVAVPTNLERSSGYTNLSELITDPTKLRTDNVGRQIPFGTILDPATTRPVTAGTVDPVSGFPVNKSGYVRDPFGSCGPNTQSFSPATCNLNQIPGSRLDQNAIGLLNLYPSPTGSGIASNFVTSPKLYEHRNAFDVRGDYNPTQKEQIFVRFSYVDDPQFIPGPFGGIADGGSFQQGLQTAKSDQAVAAWTHVFTPDIVNVGRVGFNHLHTTRFGPEGSTTGLPAKYGIQGIPQSSENGGLPAIVIGGLQTLGSNDFLPSDEVSQTLQITDDFTKIYGKHSFKMGVEFQNVHFNTLQPAYSRGEFDFNSGNYVGIPGQSGDQNGIAQFLVTPQKATYPDTMYPNVQGVGFVGGANEIHASNISKTYDTRKYLAVYFQDDWKVTPKLTLNLGLRWDYFSPISESNGAQSNFVQSGPPNGVPTYLIPASGKADRSLSSTSNNPSLNGNGFLDLLAKDGITLEETNRYGKGLTQNQKNNFAPRAGFAYQVTPKFVMRGGVGLFYNAFESQGYGPNIGENYPFVYNFDYKGTTDSAAFGSGSNPYGSCATAGPGGSAPIGTGLSCSSFTPLAVNAKGLGLQGLQFKFITPVTLSSNFTLQYAITPSMSAQVAYVFTNVNNLQVGIGNNNVSQLIPANTSVLPYLPFPDFGQNGSYQQTLGISNYSGLQTKLEQQFSSGLNYLVTYTYSKTLSDAADLLNGGSTGNSSGFRAAYVPGLGPRFDYGLADFDIRNVVHLSGGYQLPFGKDKKFMADAGKLANAAIGGWSLNWIVTLQGGQPITLTCPTATTSGTYCNDVQVPGQSQKLGLHKDSNGKLSWFGNPNAFQQPCPLGTAAPAGCFPLTGSAILGAGPSTTTGPGFHRFDFSTFKAFQLSERFSMQFRAEFFNILNHPNFNAPNFGGNGVTAIGNSGNFTDSRFGEIGSTRDAPYDPRQIQFALKLYY; encoded by the coding sequence TTGTGCCTTCTCCTGGCTCAGACCCAATGCGTCTTTGGGCAGGTCGACGAAGGAGCAATCAACGGCACGGTCGTAGACGCCGCAGGTGCGATTGTTCCGAATGCTCACGTGACTCTTTTGAATATCGACCAAGGGTTGTCTCTGGAGACCGTTACGAACGGAGCCGGTGTATACATATTCTCGCCGGTAAGGATCGGTAACTATACGGTTACGGTCACGAGCCCGGGGTTTTCTACAACCTCTCAGAAAAATCTTACGGTGTCTGTCGGGCAGAACTTGCAGGTAAACATTGAATTGAAGCTAGGCGCAGCGACCACGACGGTGGAGGTTACTACCGCGCCACCGCAGTTGCAAACAGACGAATCGTCGGTTGGACAAGTTGTGTCCGAGCGCACGGTAAATAGCCTGCCTTTGAATGGGCGCAACTTCACCTTTCTTGCTCAGCTTGGTGCCGGCGTGAATTCGTCGCAGGCGGACACACGCGGAAACGCGGCCTCCGGAGCCTTTACCGCGAACGGTCTGCGGCCGGCGCAGAACAACTACCTGCTCGATGGTATCGACAACAACTCCAACGCAGTCGACTTTCTGAACGGAACGAACTTTGTCATTCTTCCTCCGTTGGACGCGATCGCGGAGTTCAAAGTACAGACGGCAGGCTTCAGCGCTGAGCTTGGTCGTTCGGCCGGCGCCGTTCTGAACGCCACGATCAAGTCCGGCACGAACAGCCTCCATGGAGCGGTCTGGGAGTTCTTCCGCAATGACAAGCTGGACGCGGCAGACTATTTCGAAACAAAAAAAGGAGCGTTGCGCTTTAACCAGTTCGGAGCAACCATCGGTGGGCCAATCATCAAGAACAAGCTCTTCTTCTTTGGCGACTATGAGGGCTTTCGGCGCGTCCAGGGTAATACTCAGTCTGGTGTCGCCGTGCCGACAAATCTGGAGAGAAGCAGCGGCTACACAAATCTCTCTGAACTGATCACTGATCCGACGAAGCTGCGTACAGACAATGTAGGCAGACAGATACCATTTGGCACGATCCTGGACCCGGCAACAACGCGTCCGGTTACGGCAGGTACGGTTGACCCTGTCTCAGGTTTCCCAGTGAACAAAAGTGGCTACGTTCGCGATCCGTTCGGCTCTTGCGGGCCAAATACCCAGTCTTTTTCACCAGCAACCTGCAACCTGAACCAAATCCCTGGCTCGCGCCTGGATCAGAATGCAATCGGCCTGCTTAATCTATATCCATCGCCAACCGGCTCGGGCATCGCCTCGAACTTTGTAACAAGTCCAAAACTGTATGAGCATCGCAACGCCTTTGACGTGCGCGGTGACTACAATCCCACGCAAAAAGAGCAGATATTCGTTCGCTTCAGCTACGTGGATGACCCACAATTTATTCCGGGGCCTTTTGGGGGTATTGCCGACGGCGGCAGCTTCCAGCAGGGCCTCCAGACGGCGAAATCCGATCAGGCTGTTGCCGCCTGGACCCACGTGTTTACTCCCGACATCGTCAACGTAGGGCGTGTTGGCTTCAACCACCTGCACACCACTCGATTTGGCCCAGAGGGTAGCACTACGGGCCTCCCAGCAAAATATGGGATCCAAGGCATTCCGCAGTCGTCTGAAAACGGAGGCCTTCCGGCAATCGTCATCGGCGGCCTACAAACGCTGGGCAGCAATGACTTCCTGCCTTCTGACGAGGTCAGCCAGACCCTTCAGATCACGGATGACTTCACCAAGATCTATGGAAAGCACAGCTTTAAAATGGGCGTCGAGTTCCAGAATGTCCACTTCAATACGTTACAACCCGCGTACTCCCGAGGTGAGTTCGACTTCAATAGTGGCAACTACGTAGGTATCCCGGGCCAATCTGGCGACCAGAACGGTATTGCACAATTCCTAGTGACACCACAGAAAGCAACCTATCCAGATACGATGTATCCAAACGTGCAAGGAGTCGGTTTTGTGGGAGGGGCGAACGAGATACACGCTTCCAACATCAGCAAAACCTACGACACCAGGAAGTACCTCGCCGTATACTTCCAGGATGACTGGAAGGTCACTCCGAAGTTGACGCTTAATCTCGGCCTGCGCTGGGATTACTTCAGTCCAATCTCCGAATCAAATGGCGCCCAGAGCAACTTTGTTCAAAGCGGTCCTCCAAACGGAGTGCCGACCTATCTAATTCCGGCGTCAGGGAAGGCCGATAGGTCTCTGTCTTCCACCTCCAATAATCCCTCTCTTAACGGCAACGGCTTCCTCGATCTGTTAGCAAAAGACGGAATTACGCTCGAGGAAACCAACAGATACGGGAAGGGACTCACCCAGAATCAAAAGAATAACTTTGCGCCGCGCGCAGGCTTCGCCTATCAAGTTACTCCGAAGTTTGTAATGCGTGGCGGCGTTGGACTCTTCTACAACGCCTTTGAGAGTCAGGGATACGGACCCAACATCGGTGAGAACTATCCCTTCGTCTACAACTTCGACTACAAGGGAACCACAGACTCCGCAGCCTTCGGTAGCGGTTCTAACCCCTACGGCAGCTGCGCGACCGCAGGTCCGGGCGGAAGCGCACCGATTGGTACCGGGTTGTCCTGCAGTTCCTTTACGCCTCTTGCGGTGAATGCTAAAGGCCTGGGTCTTCAGGGGCTTCAGTTCAAATTCATAACACCGGTTACTCTCAGCTCCAACTTCACTCTCCAATACGCGATTACTCCCTCTATGTCCGCGCAGGTTGCTTACGTATTTACGAACGTCAATAACCTGCAGGTTGGTATCGGCAACAATAACGTCTCCCAATTGATACCTGCCAACACCAGTGTGCTTCCTTACCTGCCGTTTCCAGATTTTGGTCAGAATGGGAGCTACCAGCAAACTCTTGGAATCAGTAACTACAGCGGCCTGCAAACCAAACTTGAACAACAGTTTTCTAGTGGGTTGAATTATCTTGTCACCTACACCTATTCGAAGACGCTTTCGGATGCCGCCGACCTTCTCAACGGAGGCAGTACGGGAAATTCGAGTGGATTTCGGGCCGCGTATGTCCCGGGGCTTGGTCCGAGATTTGACTACGGGCTGGCCGACTTTGACATCCGAAATGTGGTTCATTTGAGCGGTGGCTATCAACTACCGTTCGGCAAGGATAAGAAGTTCATGGCCGACGCTGGCAAACTCGCGAATGCTGCTATCGGAGGGTGGAGTCTGAACTGGATCGTAACCCTCCAGGGCGGTCAACCGATCACTCTCACTTGTCCGACCGCAACAACCTCCGGAACGTATTGCAATGACGTGCAAGTCCCCGGGCAGAGTCAGAAGCTTGGCCTGCATAAGGACTCGAACGGAAAACTCAGCTGGTTTGGAAACCCGAACGCCTTCCAGCAGCCCTGCCCGCTGGGCACAGCTGCACCCGCCGGATGCTTCCCTCTAACCGGAAGTGCAATTCTGGGAGCCGGGCCCTCAACTACCACTGGTCCGGGATTCCATCGGTTCGATTTCTCAACGTTCAAGGCCTTCCAGCTTAGCGAGCGCTTCTCGATGCAGTTCCGGGCCGAGTTCTTCAACATCTTGAATCATCCGAACTTCAATGCGCCTAACTTCGGAGGTAACGGCGTAACGGCGATCGGAAACTCGGGCAATTTCACCGATTCCCGCTTTGGCGAAATCGGATCGACCCGCGATGCACCATACGATCCGCGACAGATTCAATTTGCTCTGAAGCTATACTATTAA
- a CDS encoding tetratricopeptide repeat protein: protein MPYFDARNGPANCLLHNQGNGTFVENTEAAGLNVDNNRYSFACAWGESTSNSFPDLYVANDFGRNNLYRNNGDGTFTAVSSSANVEDVGAGMSACWSDFDNDGNQDIYVANMWSAAGQRVSTQMHFQEKASEEIRALYQRHARGNALYRNQGNGQFQNISQRAGVEMGRWAWCSDLWDFDHDGYPDLYVANGYISASERQSERSDLSSFFWRQVVAKSPEDAVPALAYERGWNALNELIRSDTSWSGHERNVAFRNNRDGTFSEVSGALGLDFPEDGRSFVLADLDHDGRLELILKNRNAPQLRILHNVMKDIGASIAFRLRGTKSNRDAIGTAITVKAGTLSQTKYLQAGSGFLAQHSKEVFFGVGKSEGPTSVTICWPSGLSQKFENLPVNHRIEIEEGAPAFIAKPFAAPNPSLAQAGAPPTLEPLPSQVDTWLIEPIMAPEFSLPDLTGSMRSLQALRGNFVLLNFWATTAPLCPDQLRLLNHHWSAFTASQLKILAMGVDELYDLDKARSFAAQEKFSFPLVFATVEIAGIYNIIYRYLFDRRRDLAIPTSFLLDRDGMIVKVYQGLLSAERLLEDVRSVPTTAAGRMQKAMPLGGVLYQGGFQRNDFTYGVALFQHGYLEQAAESFKQVIAAKPDDPEGYYNLGTLSLRRNDFKQARQYLQQTLKLRPNYPEAWNNLGMMAAQEGHPDEAIQNFQQSLLLRPTYAIALLNLGNVYRRQGAVEKAQNCLNRAIEIEPDNPEINYSLGMFYAQKSEMQNASDYLQKAVGLRPDYPEALNNLGVLFVREQDYAKAEERFKTCIRIVPSFDQSYLNLARLYALRNDRKKAKEVLQDLLRIQPENPSAIHATEMLNEVP, encoded by the coding sequence GTGCCCTACTTCGACGCCCGGAATGGCCCAGCCAATTGCCTGCTGCACAATCAGGGGAACGGTACCTTTGTCGAGAATACCGAAGCCGCAGGACTGAATGTTGATAACAACCGATACAGTTTCGCGTGCGCCTGGGGCGAATCCACCTCTAATAGCTTTCCCGATTTATACGTGGCCAATGACTTCGGGCGCAATAACTTGTATCGGAACAACGGAGACGGAACGTTCACCGCAGTCTCGAGCTCGGCCAACGTTGAGGACGTGGGAGCAGGGATGAGTGCCTGCTGGTCCGATTTTGATAACGACGGAAATCAAGATATCTATGTCGCCAATATGTGGTCGGCGGCGGGCCAAAGGGTTTCAACGCAAATGCACTTTCAGGAAAAGGCTTCGGAAGAAATCCGCGCACTCTACCAGCGGCACGCGCGGGGAAATGCGCTCTACAGAAATCAAGGGAATGGGCAGTTTCAAAACATCAGCCAGCGAGCCGGAGTAGAGATGGGCCGATGGGCCTGGTGCTCAGATCTGTGGGACTTCGATCATGACGGCTACCCTGACCTCTATGTCGCCAATGGGTACATCTCCGCCTCTGAGCGTCAATCAGAGCGAAGCGATCTCAGCAGTTTTTTCTGGCGGCAAGTGGTTGCGAAGTCTCCCGAAGACGCTGTCCCCGCTTTGGCCTACGAGCGTGGTTGGAACGCTCTTAACGAATTGATTCGATCGGACACCTCATGGAGCGGCCATGAAAGAAATGTAGCCTTCAGGAACAACCGCGATGGCACATTTTCTGAGGTTTCGGGTGCGCTCGGTTTGGACTTCCCAGAGGACGGCCGCTCTTTCGTCCTCGCCGATCTCGACCACGACGGACGTTTGGAGCTCATCCTCAAAAACCGCAACGCCCCCCAGCTACGGATCCTTCATAATGTGATGAAAGATATCGGCGCCTCGATTGCATTCCGTTTACGAGGCACCAAAAGCAATCGCGATGCGATCGGAACTGCGATTACGGTCAAAGCTGGAACCCTCAGTCAGACAAAGTATCTGCAAGCAGGCTCCGGGTTTCTGGCTCAGCATTCCAAAGAGGTGTTCTTTGGGGTTGGGAAGTCGGAGGGACCGACCAGCGTCACGATCTGTTGGCCGAGTGGGCTTTCTCAAAAATTCGAGAATTTACCAGTAAACCACCGGATCGAAATCGAAGAGGGTGCCCCCGCATTTATAGCCAAACCCTTCGCCGCCCCCAACCCTTCCTTGGCACAAGCAGGCGCCCCGCCGACGTTAGAGCCTCTACCATCACAGGTTGATACGTGGCTCATTGAACCCATAATGGCGCCAGAGTTTTCCCTACCTGATCTCACGGGCAGCATGCGAAGTCTCCAAGCTCTACGCGGTAACTTTGTGCTTCTCAACTTCTGGGCAACAACAGCGCCGCTCTGTCCCGACCAGCTGAGACTTCTTAATCATCACTGGTCAGCCTTCACCGCAAGCCAACTGAAGATCCTCGCAATGGGCGTCGACGAACTGTACGATCTCGATAAAGCTCGGTCATTCGCGGCGCAAGAGAAATTTTCCTTTCCGCTTGTCTTCGCAACCGTAGAGATAGCGGGAATTTATAACATCATCTATCGCTACTTGTTCGATCGTCGCAGAGACCTAGCGATTCCAACCTCCTTCCTGCTGGACAGAGACGGCATGATCGTCAAGGTTTATCAGGGACTGCTTAGCGCCGAGCGTCTCCTCGAGGATGTAAGGTCTGTTCCAACCACGGCAGCGGGTCGCATGCAAAAGGCGATGCCTCTAGGCGGAGTGCTCTACCAAGGCGGATTTCAACGCAATGACTTTACTTACGGGGTAGCGCTCTTTCAGCATGGTTATCTCGAACAGGCCGCTGAGTCATTCAAGCAGGTCATCGCCGCAAAACCGGATGATCCGGAAGGCTATTACAACCTGGGGACACTCAGCCTGCGAAGAAATGACTTCAAGCAGGCACGCCAATACCTTCAACAAACGCTGAAGCTGCGTCCAAACTATCCCGAGGCGTGGAACAATCTTGGAATGATGGCTGCCCAGGAAGGCCATCCTGACGAAGCCATCCAGAACTTTCAACAGTCATTACTCCTCAGACCAACCTATGCCATTGCTCTTTTGAACTTGGGAAATGTGTACCGACGACAGGGCGCTGTGGAGAAGGCACAGAACTGCTTGAACCGCGCGATCGAAATTGAACCCGACAATCCTGAAATCAACTACAGTCTCGGTATGTTTTACGCACAGAAAAGCGAGATGCAAAACGCATCGGATTATCTGCAAAAAGCCGTCGGACTGCGTCCCGATTATCCTGAAGCACTGAACAACCTTGGCGTTCTTTTCGTGAGAGAGCAGGACTACGCGAAGGCAGAGGAGCGGTTCAAGACTTGCATCCGCATCGTCCCAAGTTTCGACCAGTCCTATCTCAATCTTGCTCGACTCTACGCATTGCGCAACGACAGGAAAAAAGCCAAAGAGGTTTTGCAGGATCTGCTCCGCATTCAGCCTGAGAACCCGAGCGCCATACACGCCACGGAGATGTTGAACGAAGTGCCTTAA
- a CDS encoding CRTAC1 family protein, whose amino-acid sequence MNLPRRRFLGSSLVMLGTPLMEALTTPLWQWRDPTLIQAAKSNPLPPVQFVDVAQQARLTIPNVWGGIDHKRSIIEAKGSGLAFFDYDHDGWLDIYLTNGNRLDAHWPVGKAPISHLYKNNRDGTFTDVTEKSGLGVTGWQTGVCIGDYDNDGWDDLFCTFWGHNILFHNNGNGTFTDVTHHAGLYQEQFRWGAGCTFLDYDRDGHLDLFVCNYLKLNPETIPAADDTHYCQWKGVPIMCGPRGLPGDTNILYHNNGDGTFTDVSQKSGILKPGPRYSITSVSYDFDNDGWPDIYVAVDSQPSILFQNNHDGTFTDVAVIAGCAYSDSGHEQAGMGVAVADYDCDGWFDIFKTNFADDTCNLYHNNGDGTFSDVTFPSGVGINNRYVAWGCAFIDYDNDGWQDILQVNGHVYPEIDNYHFDQTFKNPRLVYKNLGNGRFKDVSSSMGLGIAEHFSSRGAAFGDYDNDGNMDVLILNMNDLPSLLRNNGGNKQNWIKIKLLGVKCNRTAIGARVRVIIGKHIQMDEVHSGTSVMSQSDLRIHFGLGKAEVVDVIEVKWPTTQKIERFLQVKPNQILTIREGYGIVATFKPSSTSRST is encoded by the coding sequence ATGAATCTTCCCCGGCGTCGCTTCCTCGGTTCATCTCTTGTTATGCTTGGCACCCCATTGATGGAAGCGCTAACCACTCCGCTCTGGCAATGGAGAGACCCAACGCTGATCCAAGCCGCCAAATCAAATCCCCTGCCCCCAGTGCAGTTTGTGGACGTCGCGCAGCAAGCCAGATTGACAATCCCAAATGTGTGGGGCGGTATCGACCACAAGCGCTCCATTATCGAGGCCAAGGGAAGTGGGCTGGCTTTTTTTGACTACGACCACGACGGTTGGCTGGACATCTATCTCACCAATGGGAATCGACTGGATGCCCATTGGCCCGTTGGAAAGGCACCAATATCTCATCTCTACAAGAACAATCGCGATGGCACGTTTACTGATGTCACCGAGAAGTCAGGTCTGGGCGTCACCGGTTGGCAGACCGGCGTCTGCATCGGCGACTACGACAACGACGGATGGGACGATCTATTTTGCACGTTCTGGGGGCATAACATCCTCTTCCACAACAATGGAAATGGAACCTTTACTGATGTCACTCATCATGCCGGCCTTTATCAGGAACAGTTCCGTTGGGGCGCTGGCTGCACCTTTCTCGACTATGACAGGGACGGCCACCTCGATCTTTTCGTCTGTAACTATCTCAAGTTGAATCCGGAGACAATTCCAGCCGCAGACGATACGCACTATTGTCAGTGGAAGGGAGTGCCCATCATGTGCGGCCCCCGCGGCCTTCCTGGCGACACGAACATTCTTTATCACAACAATGGAGACGGCACCTTTACCGACGTCTCGCAAAAGTCGGGCATCCTGAAACCCGGCCCGAGATACTCTATAACCTCCGTCTCTTACGACTTCGACAACGACGGCTGGCCTGACATCTATGTTGCGGTGGACTCACAACCGAGTATTCTTTTCCAGAACAATCACGACGGAACGTTCACCGATGTCGCCGTTATCGCCGGTTGCGCCTACAGCGATAGCGGCCATGAGCAGGCCGGAATGGGTGTCGCGGTCGCCGACTACGATTGCGACGGCTGGTTCGACATCTTCAAGACCAACTTCGCGGACGACACCTGCAACCTTTACCACAACAACGGCGATGGAACCTTCAGCGATGTTACGTTTCCCTCTGGGGTTGGAATCAATAACCGCTATGTCGCATGGGGATGCGCTTTTATTGACTATGATAATGATGGCTGGCAGGACATCCTTCAGGTAAATGGACACGTTTACCCCGAGATCGACAACTACCATTTCGATCAGACCTTCAAGAACCCGCGCTTGGTTTACAAGAACCTTGGCAATGGACGCTTCAAGGATGTTTCGTCGTCGATGGGGCTCGGCATCGCCGAACATTTTTCCAGCCGGGGCGCGGCCTTCGGAGACTATGACAACGACGGGAACATGGATGTGCTGATTCTTAACATGAACGATTTGCCATCACTCCTTCGCAACAACGGAGGCAACAAACAAAACTGGATCAAGATCAAACTACTTGGCGTGAAGTGCAATCGCACCGCAATCGGAGCTCGTGTGCGGGTCATAATTGGCAAGCACATACAAATGGACGAAGTCCATAGCGGTACAAGCGTGATGTCGCAGAGCGATCTGCGCATTCACTTCGGTCTGGGCAAGGCCGAAGTAGTGGATGTAATTGAAGTCAAGTGGCCGACGACGCAAAAGATCGAACGATTCCTGCAGGTCAAACCGAATCAGATACTAACCATCCGCGAAGGCTACGGAATCGTCGCAACTTTCAAGCCCTCCTCCACCTCGCGCTCCACATAG